In one window of Corallococcus macrosporus DNA:
- a CDS encoding SpoIID/LytB domain-containing protein → MLQRVALLLLLLASSRAFAVETMRIAMDDPGEEVRVSGRGLGFGPDAEDGTFVPITAGQATVRRRNGKLEVNGAPVIGDAVRFRGGMEATDAGGPGNEPLKAGSAQVRGDVVVRVFKNSLQLINVIPLEDYLAAVLGSEMPVSFPLEALKAQAVAARTYALQKKLDSYGAAFHMGSSVLHQVYGGVNREDAKTRAAVEATRGEVLTYDLAPIEAYFHASCGGRTESGQDALQRNLPYLQPVDCPCGKLPASRWSATLPEAELRKALKSSPDGMRVSGRTPTHRVTRVTLAGGTVVDGVQFRRKLGYTRLKSLDFDVEASGKNYVFTGRGFGHGAGLCQWGAKAFADQGKTYREILSHYYPGAEFQQLY, encoded by the coding sequence ATGTTGCAACGTGTGGCACTGCTGCTGCTCCTGCTCGCGTCGTCGCGGGCGTTCGCCGTGGAGACGATGCGCATTGCCATGGACGACCCCGGCGAGGAGGTCCGCGTGAGCGGCCGGGGCCTGGGCTTCGGCCCCGATGCCGAGGACGGCACCTTCGTCCCCATCACCGCCGGGCAGGCCACCGTGCGCCGCCGCAACGGCAAGCTGGAGGTCAACGGGGCGCCCGTCATCGGGGACGCCGTCCGCTTCCGGGGCGGCATGGAGGCCACCGACGCGGGCGGTCCCGGCAACGAGCCACTCAAGGCGGGCAGCGCGCAGGTGCGCGGCGACGTCGTCGTGCGCGTCTTCAAGAACAGCCTCCAGCTCATCAACGTCATCCCCCTGGAGGACTACCTCGCGGCGGTGCTCGGCAGCGAGATGCCCGTGTCCTTCCCCCTGGAGGCCCTCAAGGCCCAGGCCGTGGCCGCGCGGACGTACGCGCTGCAGAAGAAGCTCGACTCGTACGGCGCCGCCTTCCACATGGGCAGCAGCGTGCTCCACCAGGTGTATGGCGGCGTCAACCGCGAGGACGCCAAGACGCGCGCCGCCGTGGAGGCCACGCGGGGCGAGGTGCTCACGTACGACCTGGCCCCCATCGAGGCGTACTTCCATGCCTCCTGCGGCGGCCGCACCGAGTCCGGTCAGGACGCCCTCCAGCGGAACCTGCCGTACCTGCAGCCCGTCGACTGTCCCTGCGGCAAGCTGCCCGCCAGCCGCTGGTCCGCGACCCTCCCCGAGGCGGAGCTGCGCAAGGCGCTGAAGTCCTCTCCGGACGGCATGCGCGTCAGCGGCCGCACGCCCACGCACCGGGTGACCCGCGTGACGCTGGCGGGTGGCACCGTGGTGGACGGCGTGCAGTTCCGCCGCAAGCTGGGCTACACGCGCCTCAAGAGCCTGGACTTCGACGTGGAAGCCTCCGGCAAGAACTACGTGTTCACCGGGCGTGGCTTCGGCCACGGGGCGGGGCTGTGCCAGTGGGGCGCCAAGGCCTTCGCCGACCAGGGCAAGACGTACCGGGAGATCCTCTCCCACTACTACCCGGGCGCCGAGTTCCAGCAGCTCTACTGA
- the queA gene encoding tRNA preQ1(34) S-adenosylmethionine ribosyltransferase-isomerase QueA yields the protein MSSLLSDYDFELPEAQIAQAPLPHRDASRLMVVSRATGAWSHQHFTDLVDLLREGDLLVLNDARVIPARLLGQKSGTGGRVELLVVRPAAAATLTSAALGGAPESLEWVCLGQASKGLKPGQSVTFAGGLSAEVLEALGGGEYRVRFHAAPGTSLASLLDAAGRLPLPPYITREPEAADAERYQTVYARASGAVAAPTAGLHFTPEVFAKLAAKGVRRAEVTLDVGPGTFLPVREEVLDKHHMHPERFTVPRVTADAVNAAKAEGRRVVAVGTTVVRTLESATDPDTGRLKSGPGETAMFIRPGYVFRQVDVLLTNFHLPRSTLVMLVSALLGRERTLAAYQEAVRAGYRFFSYGDAMLVKE from the coding sequence GTGTCGTCCCTCCTCTCCGACTACGATTTCGAGCTCCCCGAGGCGCAGATCGCCCAGGCCCCGCTGCCCCACCGGGACGCGTCGCGCCTGATGGTCGTCAGCCGCGCCACCGGCGCCTGGAGCCACCAGCACTTCACCGACCTCGTGGACCTGCTGCGCGAGGGGGACCTGCTCGTCCTCAACGACGCGCGTGTCATCCCCGCGCGCCTGCTGGGCCAGAAGAGCGGCACCGGCGGCCGCGTGGAGCTGCTCGTGGTGCGGCCCGCCGCCGCAGCCACGCTCACCTCCGCCGCGCTCGGCGGCGCGCCCGAGTCCCTGGAGTGGGTCTGCCTGGGCCAGGCGTCCAAGGGGCTCAAGCCCGGCCAGTCCGTCACCTTCGCCGGGGGCCTGTCCGCCGAAGTCCTGGAGGCCCTGGGGGGAGGGGAGTACCGGGTGCGCTTCCACGCCGCTCCGGGCACGTCGCTCGCCAGCCTCCTGGACGCGGCGGGGCGCCTGCCCCTGCCTCCGTACATCACCCGCGAGCCCGAGGCCGCGGACGCCGAGCGCTACCAGACCGTGTACGCGCGCGCGTCCGGCGCCGTGGCCGCGCCCACCGCCGGCCTGCACTTCACGCCCGAGGTCTTCGCGAAGCTCGCGGCGAAGGGCGTGCGGCGCGCGGAGGTGACGCTCGACGTGGGGCCCGGCACCTTCCTCCCCGTGCGCGAGGAGGTGCTGGACAAGCACCACATGCACCCGGAGCGCTTCACCGTGCCCCGGGTCACCGCCGACGCCGTGAACGCCGCGAAGGCGGAAGGACGCCGCGTGGTCGCCGTGGGCACCACCGTGGTGCGCACGCTGGAGTCCGCCACGGACCCCGACACGGGCCGGCTGAAGAGCGGCCCCGGTGAGACGGCGATGTTCATCCGGCCCGGCTATGTCTTCCGCCAGGTGGACGTGCTCCTCACGAACTTCCACCTGCCGCGCTCCACGCTGGTGATGCTGGTGAGCGCGCTCCTGGGCCGTGAGCGCACGCTCGCCGCGTACCAGGAGGCCGTGCGCGCGGGCTACCGGTTCTTCAGTTACGGCGATGCCATGTTGGTGAAGGAGTGA
- the tgt gene encoding tRNA guanosine(34) transglycosylase Tgt, translating to MVRFELLHEDQSGTKARRGRLNTPHGPIETPIFMPVGTVGSVKGVGPDDLKTLDAQIILGNTYHLMLRPTDALVGEMGGLHRFISWDRPMLTDSGGFQVFSLSEKRKITEEGAAFQSHLDGSRHFLSPERSIEIQETLGADVIMAFDECPPSTEDRAYLEKSLARTTRWLHRCVKAWGRERSSLFGIVQGGLHDDLRKRHAEEVCAVDLPGYALGGYSVGEAPEAMHAGVAYSAPLLPRDKPRYLMGVGTPLDLVTCVEHGVDMFDCVLPTRCARNGLLFTSEGKLVIRNAAYAKDPRPVDPACSCYTCRTFSRSYLRHLFAAGEILAMRLNTLHNLHYFLDLMAQVRRAISEDRFAAFARDFRARAQAQEAERKGGR from the coding sequence CTGGTGCGCTTCGAGCTGTTGCACGAGGACCAGAGCGGCACCAAGGCGCGCCGTGGCCGGCTGAACACGCCGCACGGCCCCATTGAAACGCCCATCTTCATGCCCGTGGGCACCGTGGGCAGCGTCAAGGGCGTGGGCCCGGACGACCTGAAGACCCTGGACGCGCAGATCATCCTGGGCAACACCTACCACCTGATGCTCCGCCCCACGGACGCGCTCGTCGGGGAGATGGGCGGCCTGCACCGGTTCATCTCCTGGGACCGGCCCATGCTCACCGACAGCGGCGGCTTCCAGGTGTTCAGCCTGTCGGAGAAGCGGAAGATCACGGAGGAGGGCGCGGCGTTCCAGTCGCACCTGGACGGCTCGCGGCACTTCCTGTCGCCGGAGCGCTCCATCGAAATCCAGGAGACGCTGGGCGCGGACGTCATCATGGCGTTCGACGAGTGCCCTCCGTCCACCGAGGACCGGGCCTACCTGGAGAAGTCCCTGGCGCGCACCACGCGCTGGCTGCACCGGTGCGTGAAGGCGTGGGGCCGCGAGCGCTCGTCGCTCTTCGGCATCGTGCAGGGCGGCCTCCATGACGACCTGCGCAAGCGCCACGCGGAGGAGGTGTGCGCGGTGGACCTGCCCGGCTACGCGCTGGGCGGCTACTCCGTGGGCGAGGCCCCGGAGGCGATGCACGCGGGCGTGGCGTACTCGGCGCCGCTCTTGCCCCGGGACAAGCCGCGCTACCTCATGGGCGTGGGGACGCCGCTGGACCTGGTGACGTGCGTGGAGCATGGCGTGGACATGTTCGACTGCGTGCTGCCCACGCGGTGCGCGCGCAACGGCCTGCTCTTCACCTCGGAGGGCAAGCTGGTCATCCGCAACGCGGCCTATGCCAAGGACCCGCGCCCGGTGGACCCGGCGTGTTCCTGCTACACCTGCCGCACGTTCAGCCGGTCCTACCTGCGGCACCTCTTCGCTGCGGGGGAGATCCTCGCGATGCGGCTCAACACGCTGCACAACCTGCACTACTTCCTGGACCTGATGGCCCAGGTGCGCCGGGCCATCTCCGAGGACCGCTTCGCGGCGTTCGCCCGGGACTTCCGGGCGAGGGCGCAGGCCCAGGAAGCGGAGCGCAAAGGCGGCCGGTGA
- the yajC gene encoding preprotein translocase subunit YajC, which translates to MADSFLILAQAGAGSPLGTFGFLAVLVAIMYFVMIRPQQKQLKEHRNLLAGLKKGDDVVTSGGILGRIHQVDDSTVTLEVASGVRVRVLKTAVSAKGTVPVAGAPAALPAEKKEEK; encoded by the coding sequence GTGGCTGACAGTTTCCTGATTCTCGCGCAGGCCGGGGCCGGTTCCCCCCTGGGGACCTTCGGCTTCCTCGCCGTGCTGGTGGCCATCATGTACTTCGTGATGATCCGCCCCCAGCAGAAGCAGCTCAAGGAGCACCGCAACCTGCTCGCGGGGCTGAAGAAGGGCGATGACGTCGTGACGTCCGGCGGCATCCTCGGGCGCATCCACCAGGTGGACGACTCCACCGTGACGCTGGAAGTGGCCAGCGGGGTGCGCGTGCGCGTGCTCAAGACGGCTGTCAGTGCGAAGGGAACCGTTCCGGTGGCCGGCGCCCCGGCGGCGCTCCCCGCTGAGAAGAAGGAGGAGAAGTAA
- the secD gene encoding protein translocase subunit SecD, whose product MDRGWWWKFGMIVAVTLGTLWFLVPTYYSLVVLDRNERNNIAVLEQRLPAWAPPAKYRLNLGLDLQGGIHMVMRVDTKTALQKRTERRGQQIATYVNDKKLGEVTADTDPERLQLTLTAKDPATMDAIQKEVLATFTDFSLESRNGGTLVLKPDEGQVNRFRDEAVDQAMLVIRRRIDKWGVAEVDVRKLGTDSIQISLPGRSNPEQAKELVGTTAQLEFRMVDDTNPQVFAQMYQQNPPPAESKITLVEDEGFPQLSSPNREALLAYAKDKTPEGRDVVTECVANPVKKNDCIAYRSYLLDKNVPLTGESLSGADASVSQMNEPEVNIAFDPAGAREFEKLTEAAVGRRMAIVLDDNVHTAPRINEKIGGGRARITMGRAGARSFEEWLGEAQTLALVLKAGALPAPVTVGEIRQVGATLGDELIKKGSLAALVGLALVVVFMAIYYRKSGLIADVALLLNGLLILAGLAFFNATLTLPGIAGFVLTLGIAVDANVLINERIREELSHGKSARAAVDQGYDRAFWTIFDAHVTTLIAGFILFFTGTGPVRGFATTLIVGLLASLFTSIVVTRVITTYFVHGRNAQSVSV is encoded by the coding sequence ATGGACCGCGGCTGGTGGTGGAAGTTCGGAATGATTGTCGCGGTGACGCTGGGGACTCTCTGGTTCCTCGTCCCGACGTACTACTCGCTGGTCGTGCTGGACCGGAACGAGCGCAACAACATCGCCGTGCTGGAGCAGCGGCTGCCCGCGTGGGCGCCCCCCGCGAAGTACCGCCTCAACCTGGGGCTGGACCTGCAGGGCGGCATCCACATGGTGATGCGGGTGGACACCAAGACGGCCCTGCAGAAGCGCACCGAGCGCCGCGGGCAGCAGATCGCCACCTACGTCAACGACAAGAAGCTGGGCGAGGTGACGGCGGACACGGATCCGGAGCGGCTGCAGCTGACGCTGACCGCGAAGGACCCGGCCACCATGGACGCCATCCAGAAGGAGGTCCTGGCCACCTTCACGGACTTCTCCCTGGAGTCGCGCAACGGCGGCACGCTGGTGCTCAAGCCGGACGAGGGCCAGGTGAACCGCTTCCGTGACGAGGCCGTGGACCAGGCCATGCTCGTCATCCGCCGCCGCATCGACAAGTGGGGCGTGGCGGAAGTGGACGTGCGCAAGCTGGGCACGGACTCCATCCAGATCTCGCTGCCCGGCCGCAGCAACCCGGAGCAGGCCAAGGAGCTGGTGGGCACCACCGCGCAGCTGGAGTTCCGGATGGTGGACGACACCAACCCGCAGGTGTTCGCGCAGATGTACCAGCAGAACCCGCCCCCGGCGGAGAGCAAGATCACGCTGGTGGAGGACGAGGGCTTCCCGCAGCTGTCCTCGCCCAACCGCGAGGCGCTGCTGGCGTACGCGAAGGACAAGACGCCGGAAGGCCGCGACGTCGTCACCGAGTGCGTGGCGAACCCGGTGAAGAAGAACGACTGCATCGCGTACCGCAGCTACCTGCTGGACAAGAACGTGCCGCTCACGGGCGAGAGCCTGTCCGGCGCGGACGCGTCCGTCAGCCAGATGAACGAGCCGGAGGTGAACATCGCGTTCGACCCGGCCGGCGCGCGTGAGTTCGAGAAGCTCACCGAGGCCGCCGTGGGCCGCCGCATGGCCATCGTGCTGGACGACAACGTGCACACCGCCCCGCGCATCAACGAGAAGATTGGCGGCGGCCGCGCGCGCATCACCATGGGCCGCGCCGGTGCGCGCAGCTTCGAGGAGTGGCTGGGCGAGGCGCAGACGCTGGCGCTGGTGCTCAAGGCCGGCGCGCTGCCCGCGCCGGTGACGGTGGGCGAAATCCGTCAGGTGGGCGCGACGCTGGGCGACGAGCTCATCAAGAAGGGCAGCCTGGCCGCGCTGGTGGGCCTGGCGCTCGTCGTCGTCTTCATGGCCATCTACTACCGCAAGTCCGGCCTCATCGCGGACGTGGCGCTCTTGCTCAACGGCCTGCTCATCCTGGCGGGCCTGGCGTTCTTCAACGCCACGCTGACCTTGCCGGGCATCGCGGGCTTCGTGCTCACGCTGGGCATCGCGGTGGACGCGAACGTGCTCATCAACGAGCGCATCCGCGAGGAGCTGTCCCACGGCAAGTCCGCGCGCGCGGCGGTGGACCAGGGCTACGACCGCGCCTTCTGGACCATCTTCGACGCGCACGTGACGACGCTCATCGCGGGCTTCATCCTGTTCTTCACGGGAACGGGTCCGGTCCGCGGCTTCGCCACCACGCTCATCGTGGGCCTGCTGGCGTCGCTGTTCACGTCCATCGTCGTGACGCGCGTCATCACGACCTACTTCGTCCACGGCCGCAACGCGCAGTCGGTGTCCGTCTAA
- the secF gene encoding protein translocase subunit SecF, whose amino-acid sequence MQILKHKTNIDFISKRKPALFISTLINLAIIVGIAAVGFNFGVDFAGGTVVELKYNTPTTAEQVREKAQAGGLHDVSVQGVGAAEENSFLLRMGGVTQLTEENAERAKTAIQGLGETRNVYADMANGIVNFRSTQPMSPEAVKKAVEGAGIGVQEVRDLGANQGGTGYDYQVVASGMADKVFAALGAGLDKPNFEQRRVDYVGPQVGKQLRNRGIMALLYSMVAILIYVAFRFDFKFGPGALLAMVHDVIMVAGYYLVSRREFNLTSIAALLTIVGYSVNDTIVIYDRIREDMVKYKGKALPEIINIAVNDTLGRTILTSGVTALSLIGLLIFGVGEIFDFAMAMLVGILVGTYSSVYIASPLVIWLDERAHAREGHSGAKQEPKTA is encoded by the coding sequence ATGCAGATTCTCAAGCACAAGACGAACATCGACTTCATCAGCAAGCGCAAGCCGGCGCTCTTCATCTCCACGCTCATCAACCTGGCCATCATCGTCGGCATCGCCGCAGTGGGGTTCAACTTCGGCGTGGACTTCGCCGGCGGCACGGTGGTGGAGCTGAAGTACAACACGCCCACCACCGCGGAGCAGGTCCGTGAGAAGGCCCAGGCGGGCGGTCTGCACGACGTCAGCGTCCAGGGCGTGGGCGCGGCCGAGGAGAACTCCTTCCTCCTGCGCATGGGCGGCGTCACGCAGCTCACGGAGGAGAACGCCGAGCGCGCGAAGACGGCCATCCAGGGCCTGGGCGAGACGCGCAACGTCTACGCCGACATGGCGAACGGCATCGTGAACTTCCGCTCCACGCAGCCCATGTCCCCGGAGGCGGTGAAGAAGGCCGTCGAGGGCGCGGGCATCGGCGTGCAGGAGGTTCGTGACCTGGGCGCGAACCAGGGGGGCACCGGCTACGACTACCAGGTCGTCGCGAGCGGCATGGCGGACAAGGTGTTCGCCGCGCTGGGCGCGGGCCTGGACAAGCCCAACTTCGAGCAGCGCCGCGTGGACTACGTGGGCCCGCAGGTGGGCAAGCAGCTGCGCAACCGCGGCATCATGGCGCTGCTGTATTCCATGGTCGCCATCCTCATCTACGTGGCGTTCCGCTTCGACTTCAAGTTCGGCCCCGGCGCGCTGCTCGCCATGGTGCACGACGTCATCATGGTGGCGGGCTACTACCTGGTGAGCCGGCGCGAGTTCAACCTCACGTCCATCGCCGCGCTGCTCACCATCGTGGGCTACTCGGTGAACGACACCATCGTCATCTACGACCGCATCCGTGAGGACATGGTGAAGTACAAGGGCAAGGCGCTGCCGGAGATCATCAACATCGCCGTCAACGACACGCTGGGCCGCACCATCCTCACCTCCGGCGTGACGGCGCTGTCGCTCATCGGTCTGCTCATCTTCGGCGTGGGCGAGATCTTCGACTTCGCCATGGCGATGCTGGTGGGCATCCTCGTGGGCACGTACTCGTCCGTGTACATCGCCAGCCCGCTGGTCATCTGGCTGGACGAGCGCGCGCACGCCCGCGAGGGGCACTCCGGCGCCAAGCAGGAGCCGAAGACGGCCTGA
- a CDS encoding outer membrane beta-barrel protein translates to MFRRFLQGGVLMAVVLGAGPALAQKKQGDVNVFLRGGIGDYTGDLGDLSSTGPLWGLTLNLQPTTFLGFEVGYEGSQNKVADTRLFDAPSLVRNGGSALVKVSPPFLTAVRPFAGVGLGLSYVDVRGAGAGLYDSDLMEEVPLAVGLEFNTGGLTAGVRGTYRVLIDQDFADATSTDDAGGGLMDASLTLGARF, encoded by the coding sequence ATGTTTCGCAGGTTTCTCCAGGGCGGCGTCCTGATGGCCGTCGTGTTGGGCGCGGGACCCGCGCTCGCGCAGAAGAAGCAGGGGGACGTGAACGTGTTCCTGCGCGGCGGCATTGGCGACTACACGGGCGACCTGGGCGACCTGTCGAGCACCGGCCCGCTGTGGGGCCTCACGCTCAACCTCCAGCCCACCACCTTCCTCGGCTTCGAGGTCGGCTACGAGGGCTCGCAGAACAAGGTCGCCGACACGCGCCTCTTCGACGCGCCCTCGCTGGTGCGCAACGGCGGCAGCGCGCTGGTGAAGGTGTCGCCGCCCTTCCTCACCGCTGTGCGCCCCTTCGCGGGCGTGGGCCTGGGCCTGTCCTACGTGGACGTGCGCGGCGCGGGCGCGGGGCTCTACGACTCCGACCTGATGGAGGAGGTGCCACTCGCGGTGGGCCTGGAGTTCAACACCGGCGGCCTCACGGCGGGCGTGCGCGGCACGTACCGCGTCCTCATCGATCAGGACTTCGCGGACGCCACCAGCACGGACGACGCGGGCGGCGGCCTCATGGACGCGTCGCTCACGCTGGGCGCGCGCTTCTAG
- the recJ gene encoding single-stranded-DNA-specific exonuclease RecJ: MRWLLPDVVEQEVGSLAGELSLHPLAARVLLHRGYRTPEAASAFLSDRLADLPDPFRMKGMGPAVERVLRAVRLKEKVTLYGDYDVDGVSSTSLMYLFLKELGATPATYIPHRLDEGYGLNLGAVERIAQDGTRLLVTLDCGITSVAEIARAKEMGLDVVVVDHHTVPPTLPPATAVLNPHQPGCEYPTKVLCAAGVAFNLCMGLRKRLRDDGFFATRKEPNLKALMDLVALATVADVVPLTGANRILVAHGLQELSQGRRPGIRALKEVAGMEPDASVTAGQVGFRLGPRINAAGRLHDASLGLQLLCADSVETARSLAQVLDRANAERQGIESSILTQALAQAEEHKDSRGLVLFDEGWHPGVIGIVASRVVERYHRPTVMVGVKDGVGKGSARSIEAFHLYDALTGCSDLLMRYGGHKHAAGLTIDAKQLPAFREAFAKIALQRLTPEDMIPRCRVDAVVNPRDLDATAVESLQKLGPFGQGNPEPVLVLRGQQARPRVLPAKSGAPGAGHLKLALVDAPELDAIGFGMADRVSLVEGPVDLAFQAGFDTFRGQRKLSLRLKDVRQAA, from the coding sequence ATGCGGTGGTTGCTTCCAGATGTCGTCGAGCAGGAGGTCGGTTCGCTTGCGGGTGAGCTGTCGCTGCACCCGTTGGCGGCGAGGGTGTTGCTGCACCGGGGCTACCGCACGCCAGAGGCGGCGTCGGCCTTCCTGTCGGACCGGCTGGCGGACCTGCCGGACCCGTTCCGGATGAAGGGCATGGGCCCCGCGGTGGAGCGCGTGCTGCGCGCGGTGCGGCTCAAGGAGAAGGTCACGCTCTACGGGGACTACGACGTGGACGGCGTGTCCTCCACGTCGCTCATGTACCTGTTCCTCAAGGAGCTGGGCGCCACCCCCGCCACGTACATCCCGCACCGGCTGGACGAGGGCTACGGCCTCAACCTGGGCGCGGTGGAGCGCATCGCGCAGGACGGCACGCGCCTGCTGGTGACGCTGGACTGCGGCATCACCTCCGTGGCGGAGATTGCCCGCGCGAAGGAGATGGGCCTGGACGTCGTGGTGGTGGACCACCACACGGTGCCGCCCACGCTGCCGCCCGCCACCGCGGTGCTCAACCCGCACCAGCCCGGCTGCGAGTACCCCACGAAGGTGCTGTGCGCCGCGGGCGTGGCCTTCAACCTGTGCATGGGCCTGCGCAAGCGGCTTCGCGACGACGGCTTCTTCGCCACGCGCAAGGAACCCAACCTCAAGGCGCTGATGGACCTGGTGGCGCTGGCCACCGTGGCGGATGTGGTGCCGCTCACCGGCGCCAACCGCATCCTGGTGGCGCACGGCCTCCAGGAGCTGTCCCAGGGCCGCCGCCCCGGCATCCGCGCGCTGAAGGAGGTGGCCGGCATGGAGCCGGACGCGTCCGTCACCGCGGGGCAGGTGGGCTTCCGCCTGGGGCCTCGCATCAACGCCGCGGGCCGCCTGCATGACGCGTCGCTGGGCCTCCAGCTCCTGTGCGCGGATTCCGTGGAGACGGCGCGCTCGCTGGCGCAGGTGCTGGACCGCGCGAACGCGGAGCGGCAGGGCATCGAGAGCAGCATCCTCACGCAGGCGCTGGCGCAGGCGGAGGAGCACAAGGATTCGCGCGGGCTGGTGCTCTTCGACGAGGGCTGGCACCCGGGCGTCATCGGCATCGTGGCGTCGCGCGTGGTGGAGCGCTACCACCGGCCCACGGTGATGGTGGGCGTGAAGGACGGGGTGGGGAAGGGCTCGGCGCGCAGCATCGAGGCGTTCCACCTGTACGACGCGCTCACCGGCTGCTCGGACCTGCTCATGCGCTACGGCGGGCACAAGCACGCCGCGGGCCTCACCATCGACGCGAAGCAGCTGCCCGCCTTCCGCGAGGCCTTCGCGAAGATTGCCCTCCAGCGCCTGACGCCCGAGGACATGATTCCGCGCTGCCGCGTGGACGCGGTGGTGAACCCGCGCGACCTGGACGCGACGGCGGTGGAGTCCCTGCAGAAGCTGGGGCCCTTCGGTCAGGGCAACCCGGAGCCGGTGCTGGTGCTGCGCGGCCAGCAGGCCCGGCCGCGCGTGCTGCCCGCGAAGTCCGGGGCGCCTGGCGCGGGGCACCTGAAGCTGGCGCTCGTGGACGCGCCGGAGCTGGACGCCATCGGCTTTGGCATGGCGGACCGCGTGTCGCTGGTGGAGGGGCCGGTGGACCTGGCCTTCCAGGCCGGCTTCGACACCTTCCGCGGCCAGCGCAAGCTGTCCCTGCGCCTCAAGGACGTGCGTCAGGCCGCCTGA
- a CDS encoding YHS domain-containing protein — MNGEQEHGQGNTRHWDPVCGRHLEAPEGHPSSEYKKRRYFFCSEGCRTAFERQAERFRLNELARAGALMSPGRVRWGLA; from the coding sequence ATGAACGGTGAACAGGAACACGGGCAGGGCAACACGCGGCACTGGGATCCGGTGTGCGGCAGGCACCTGGAGGCCCCGGAGGGCCATCCCTCGTCGGAGTACAAGAAGCGCCGGTACTTCTTCTGCTCGGAGGGCTGCCGCACCGCCTTCGAGCGTCAGGCGGAGCGCTTCCGCCTCAACGAGCTGGCGCGGGCCGGCGCGCTGATGTCGCCGGGCCGGGTGCGCTGGGGGCTCGCGTAG